The following coding sequences are from one Saprospiraceae bacterium window:
- a CDS encoding T9SS type A sorting domain-containing protein, whose product MTKKLLLSFCAVLMMNLVFAQYFQTSWVNAGRNPGGINNDNEYPPGGGLPAGWSTILGNTASYTRSYSSIQSIGFPFLFNNQPVSKFKVSSSGILTFDTATVLGLDTINQILPSTKVPDKSICMWGLGCWPGDYIVRKTFGNPGARQLWISFNSYHEKELQIQGYFYGSIVLEEGTNAIYLVEQRTLCVLNNTECTGKTSLTLGIQLDQSTAYNLDNTASYAFNSGADYTPKDNSYHEYLPGQRPNHDVAGVDFTNKRYYSRNDLPVPLTANYRNVGESTINSYNLNYSVNGLNPTVEKFSGLNIKSLDAFKVSTNKAFNGSAGEYDIKLWLSDINGSSPSTKPANDTVTGLVTLVDSFVQRKVLHETFTSSTCPPCVPGNINLETILLSNEDRYTSIKYQFYFPGTGDPYTTQEGRNRGTSYQPSVTLVPTTFIDGTTRINPSAYTSDDFENATAVPAFISIEPRATINADHKVNIDTKITGLTDFKGGLVLYTAICEKTTSKNLKTNGEREFYHVMKKMLPTDAGKSLPAFNKLVSQDFHLDFSFKGNYRLPLDGQVANHINHATEHCVEEFSDLEVVQFIQDQVTKVVYQSESVSVEVLTNASNPVYDVFDLNVYPNPANEMLHLKWIAPTNEVVRIDLVNSSGQVIYHSQSDLSQLIIDLKNIPSGIYSVRLYSGRALSSKMVIIQANN is encoded by the coding sequence ATGACAAAGAAGCTACTTCTTTCTTTTTGTGCTGTTTTAATGATGAACCTTGTATTTGCTCAGTATTTCCAAACCTCTTGGGTAAATGCGGGAAGAAACCCAGGTGGGATTAATAATGACAACGAATATCCACCGGGAGGCGGATTGCCTGCAGGCTGGTCAACCATTCTCGGAAACACGGCTTCGTACACCAGGTCATACAGCTCCATCCAATCCATAGGTTTTCCTTTTTTGTTCAATAATCAACCCGTATCAAAATTTAAGGTATCCTCTTCCGGAATATTAACCTTTGATACAGCTACTGTTTTAGGACTGGATACAATAAACCAAATTTTACCTTCTACTAAGGTCCCGGATAAATCTATTTGTATGTGGGGCCTAGGATGCTGGCCGGGAGATTATATCGTGAGAAAGACATTCGGCAATCCTGGTGCAAGACAACTTTGGATATCATTCAACTCCTATCATGAAAAAGAACTTCAGATACAAGGTTATTTCTATGGATCTATAGTACTGGAAGAAGGTACAAATGCAATTTATTTGGTCGAACAACGCACATTATGTGTCTTGAACAATACCGAATGTACAGGTAAGACCTCATTGACATTAGGTATTCAATTGGATCAGTCCACAGCATACAACTTGGATAATACTGCAAGTTATGCATTCAATTCAGGGGCAGATTATACGCCTAAAGATAATAGTTACCATGAGTATTTACCAGGGCAACGACCAAACCACGACGTTGCTGGTGTTGACTTTACCAATAAAAGATATTACTCAAGAAATGACTTGCCGGTACCCTTAACAGCTAACTATAGAAATGTTGGCGAATCAACAATAAATTCATATAACTTAAATTATAGTGTTAACGGACTTAATCCCACTGTTGAAAAATTTTCAGGACTGAATATTAAGAGTTTGGATGCGTTTAAAGTCAGCACTAATAAAGCTTTTAATGGTAGTGCAGGTGAGTACGACATAAAGTTGTGGCTTTCGGATATCAATGGAAGCTCACCTTCGACAAAACCAGCTAATGATACAGTAACAGGCTTGGTTACTTTGGTGGATTCTTTTGTCCAACGTAAAGTCTTACATGAAACATTTACATCTTCCACCTGTCCACCTTGCGTGCCTGGAAATATTAATCTCGAAACTATACTTCTTTCAAATGAAGATAGGTACACAAGCATCAAATACCAATTTTATTTTCCTGGAACCGGAGATCCTTATACTACTCAAGAAGGTAGAAATCGAGGGACATCTTACCAGCCTTCTGTAACTTTAGTACCTACTACTTTTATCGATGGAACTACCAGAATTAATCCGTCAGCATACACTTCTGATGATTTTGAAAATGCCACTGCTGTGCCTGCCTTTATTAGTATTGAACCAAGAGCAACTATAAATGCAGATCATAAGGTCAATATCGATACTAAGATCACCGGCTTAACGGATTTTAAGGGCGGCCTGGTTTTATATACTGCAATTTGTGAAAAGACTACATCCAAGAATCTCAAAACTAATGGTGAAAGGGAATTTTATCATGTTATGAAAAAAATGCTGCCTACTGATGCTGGCAAATCTTTGCCAGCATTCAATAAACTGGTATCTCAGGATTTTCATTTGGACTTTAGCTTCAAAGGAAACTACAGATTACCTCTGGATGGCCAGGTAGCCAATCATATCAATCATGCAACAGAACATTGTGTTGAAGAATTCTCGGATTTAGAGGTAGTACAATTTATTCAAGACCAGGTAACAAAAGTGGTTTACCAATCTGAAAGTGTGTCCGTAGAAGTATTGACAAATGCATCAAATCCTGTATATGATGTGTTTGATTTGAATGTTTATCCTAATCCAGCAAATGAAATGTTGCACTTGAAATGGATTGCACCAACTAATGAAGTTGTGCGCATTGATCTTGTCAATTCAAGCGGCCAGGTCATTTACCATAGCCAATCAGATCTCAGCCAACTTATCATTGATTTGAAAAATATTCCCTCGGGGATTTATTCGGTTAGACTATACAGCGGTAGAGCATTATCAAGTAAGATGGTGATAATCCAGGCAAATAACTAA
- a CDS encoding DUF1800 domain-containing protein: MNQRRFTLNSNPKDESSPEMMPSRAAALPIMGGLDLFSGAWNYATAAHLLRRAMFGPTHAQINQAVSDGLSKTLDKLMQTTPEPAPPLNYGFAQDVSAPVGETWVDKPGDPTIQGLFQSRDNSLHAWIMENIFNEGVSLTEKMMLFWHNHFVVSDVFDPRYKYYYLTTLRKNVLGNFKTLTEEITIDAAMLVYLNGNQNTNRAPNENYARELMELFTCGKGQLVGPGDYTTYTEKDIAAVAKVLTGWTIARDRNLGTYNVQFVANLHDTSTKTLSNRFNNATISNKGNNEYKEIINLLFQKRETATFICRKLYRYFVYYQVDLAIENEIVNGLADLLIADNFNISTVVRKLLSSDHFYSSEALGAMIRPPYEFLFNTLKTMSFTPPTKLAEKYNTYLFFYRGSANLQQVYFDVPSVAGWTPYYQEPGFHEIWINSVTLPARVTWTSGLITKLRIRNVTGLFGLDLVAYVGTLPDPTNAKNLIADIVAHLLPRPIYSNQSDYLLKVLLGNISEARWTTDYNNFKANPTNTQARATIENKLKILFFALLAMPEYQLS, translated from the coding sequence ATGAATCAGAGACGATTTACTTTGAACTCCAATCCCAAAGATGAAAGCTCCCCAGAAATGATGCCATCCCGAGCAGCAGCTCTGCCTATTATGGGTGGCCTGGATCTATTTTCCGGGGCTTGGAATTATGCTACAGCAGCACACTTGTTGAGGCGGGCAATGTTTGGACCTACTCATGCACAAATCAACCAAGCTGTCAGTGACGGACTAAGCAAAACTTTAGACAAACTAATGCAAACTACTCCAGAACCGGCTCCACCGCTCAATTATGGATTTGCACAGGATGTCAGTGCTCCGGTTGGAGAGACTTGGGTTGACAAACCTGGAGATCCCACGATTCAGGGTTTATTCCAATCAAGGGACAACTCCCTTCATGCCTGGATAATGGAAAACATATTCAACGAAGGGGTAAGCCTAACAGAAAAAATGATGCTGTTTTGGCACAATCACTTTGTAGTATCTGATGTTTTTGATCCACGCTACAAATACTATTATCTTACAACGTTGAGAAAAAATGTGCTTGGCAATTTTAAAACTTTAACGGAAGAAATCACGATCGATGCTGCCATGCTAGTGTATTTGAATGGAAATCAGAACACAAATCGGGCTCCAAATGAAAATTATGCGCGAGAATTAATGGAGCTCTTTACTTGTGGGAAAGGACAATTAGTTGGTCCGGGTGACTACACTACATATACTGAAAAAGACATCGCAGCGGTTGCAAAAGTTTTGACCGGTTGGACTATAGCTCGAGATAGGAATCTAGGTACATACAATGTACAGTTTGTGGCAAACCTCCACGATACCAGTACTAAAACTCTTTCAAACAGATTCAACAATGCAACTATCTCGAATAAAGGAAACAATGAATACAAAGAAATCATTAATCTGCTTTTCCAGAAAAGAGAAACGGCAACTTTCATTTGCCGAAAACTGTATAGATATTTTGTTTATTACCAGGTTGATTTGGCAATAGAGAATGAAATCGTCAATGGGCTTGCAGATCTATTGATAGCGGATAATTTTAACATAAGTACTGTAGTCAGGAAACTCTTATCAAGCGACCACTTCTACTCGTCTGAAGCATTAGGAGCAATGATCAGACCTCCTTATGAATTTTTGTTTAATACATTGAAGACAATGTCTTTTACTCCTCCGACAAAATTGGCAGAAAAATATAATACATATCTGTTTTTTTATCGTGGATCTGCAAACTTACAACAAGTGTATTTTGATGTTCCAAGTGTAGCCGGATGGACTCCTTATTATCAGGAACCAGGCTTCCATGAAATTTGGATTAATTCAGTGACATTACCTGCGAGGGTGACATGGACTAGCGGCCTCATTACAAAACTTAGAATCAGGAATGTCACCGGTTTATTTGGTCTGGATTTGGTCGCCTATGTTGGAACTTTGCCGGACCCTACAAATGCAAAAAATTTGATAGCCGATATCGTCGCACATCTACTGCCAAGACCTATATATTCAAATCAGTCTGACTACCTTTTGAAAGTTCTTTTGGGAAATATTTCAGAAGCCAGGTGGACAACAGATTATAACAATTTTAAAGCCAATCCGACCAATACGCAAGCGAGGGCTACAATAGAAAATAAGCTTAAAATTCTATTTTTCGCGCTTCTCGCAATGCCCGAATATCAACTCAGTTAA
- a CDS encoding DUF1501 domain-containing protein, which translates to MKRRSFIKSSSAIGVPLLINGIPVNAISRSSFLNLVSPENDKILVLIQLTGGNDGLNTVLPLDQYSALDKARNKILIKENLALKLRDNLGLHPVMTGMKALYDEGKISLIQSVGYPNQNRSHFRSTDIWTSGSAVDVFETTGWLGRYYYPNHTNYPNGYPNNDNPDPLAITIGSLVSQTCQGPITNFSLAVNDPANLIKIPQGELATSVPNTNYGIELKYLQTMLLQNNDYSDIMTNAYTAAGGTITSSGNPLQDKLNIVSQLIKGGLRTKVYVVDIGTFDTHANQCDPTDHEIGNHATLLQRVSDAVKAFQTELEKSGNDKRVIGMTFSEFGRRILANDSTGTDHGTAAPMFMFGTCIKGGILGNNPTINDTVANDEGVAMQYDFRSVYASVLMDWFGLSAAEVKSTLFSDFQKLPVIEGCAPTNTDDYSRDFGLALDVISNPVMHTLKINYHTGDEKIRLSVFDSMGSEIKILVNGRSRAGEHNLSWEMGGVPSGNYFVRIASLYAQKTEHFSKID; encoded by the coding sequence ATGAAAAGAAGATCATTTATAAAATCTAGTTCAGCAATAGGTGTACCTCTGTTGATCAACGGAATCCCGGTGAATGCCATTTCACGCAGCTCATTTCTGAACCTTGTCAGCCCTGAAAATGATAAAATTCTGGTCTTAATCCAGCTGACAGGTGGAAATGACGGATTAAATACAGTCCTGCCATTAGACCAATATTCTGCTCTTGATAAAGCGAGAAATAAAATCCTTATAAAAGAAAATCTTGCCCTCAAATTGAGGGATAATCTCGGATTGCATCCAGTCATGACAGGCATGAAAGCGCTTTATGATGAAGGTAAAATTTCATTAATCCAGTCAGTAGGATATCCAAATCAAAATAGGTCTCATTTTAGATCTACAGACATCTGGACTTCAGGTTCAGCCGTAGATGTTTTTGAGACTACAGGATGGCTTGGAAGATATTATTATCCAAATCATACAAATTATCCTAATGGATATCCGAATAATGACAACCCGGATCCATTAGCGATTACTATAGGTTCATTGGTTTCACAAACTTGTCAAGGTCCGATCACGAATTTCTCATTGGCTGTAAACGATCCGGCAAACCTGATCAAAATTCCACAAGGGGAGCTTGCTACATCTGTTCCGAATACTAACTACGGGATTGAATTGAAATATCTGCAAACCATGTTGCTCCAAAACAATGATTATTCAGACATCATGACAAATGCGTATACTGCAGCTGGAGGTACGATCACTTCGTCGGGCAACCCATTACAGGACAAATTGAATATCGTTTCTCAATTGATCAAAGGAGGTCTTCGTACCAAAGTTTATGTTGTGGACATAGGCACATTTGATACGCATGCCAATCAATGCGATCCCACCGATCATGAGATAGGCAATCATGCGACATTATTGCAAAGAGTTTCAGATGCTGTAAAAGCCTTCCAGACAGAACTTGAAAAATCAGGAAATGACAAAAGAGTTATCGGAATGACGTTTTCAGAATTCGGGAGAAGGATTTTGGCAAACGACAGTACTGGGACTGATCATGGTACAGCTGCACCTATGTTTATGTTTGGAACATGTATCAAAGGTGGGATACTAGGAAACAATCCGACAATTAATGATACAGTAGCCAATGATGAAGGAGTCGCTATGCAATATGACTTCAGATCAGTTTACGCTTCTGTACTTATGGACTGGTTCGGATTGTCTGCTGCAGAAGTAAAATCTACCTTGTTTTCCGATTTCCAAAAATTACCAGTAATTGAAGGATGCGCTCCAACCAATACTGATGACTACTCCCGAGATTTTGGCCTCGCACTTGATGTCATTTCAAATCCTGTAATGCATACATTAAAAATAAATTATCATACAGGTGATGAAAAAATCAGACTTAGTGTTTTCGACAGTATGGGCTCTGAAATTAAAATTCTAGTAAATGGTCGAAGTCGTGCCGGAGAACATAATCTCAGTTGGGAAATGGGTGGTGTACCTTCCGGTAATTATTTTGTACGAATTGCTTCACTTTATGCTCAGAAAACAGAGCATTTTTCAAAAATAGATTAA